The Candidatus Deferrimicrobiaceae bacterium genome contains the following window.
GGCGCGCAGGGGGCAGGCGGGGCAATCGGGCCGGCGGGGCGTGCATACCATCGCACCCAGGTCCATCAGGGCGAGGGCGGTCTCCCTCCCCTTCCCCGGCTCGATCAGGCCCCGGGAGAGTTCCCACAGGCGGCGCTCCACGGAAGGCCGGGAAAGAGGCTCCGAAACGGCGAAGAGCCGGGCGATGACCCGTTTCGCGTTGGCGTCGAGGATGGGGACGTCCCTGCGGAAGGCGATCGCCGCGATGGCGCCCGCCGTGGACCGCCCGATGCCGGGAAGCGCCGCCAGGGCTTCCGGATCCTCCGGCAGGCGGCCGCCGTTCTCCCGGGCAACCAACTCCGCGGCCCGGTGGAGGTTGCGGGCCCGGGAGTAGTATCCCAGCCCCTCCCAAAGCTTCATCACGCGGTCCCGGGGCGCCCCGGCCAGCGCGCGCACCGTGGGGAAAGCGGAGAGGAACCGGCGGTAATAGGGAGTGACGGTTTCCACCCGGGTCTGCTGGAGCATGACCTCCGACACCCAGATCCGGTAGGGGTCGTCGGTGTTTCGCCAGTCCATCTCCCTCGCCGACCGGCCGAACCACGCGAGGAGCCGGCGGGAGATCGCGCGCAAACGTCTTCCCTCCGGGAGCTTTCGGGAGGTC
Protein-coding sequences here:
- the mutY gene encoding A/G-specific adenine glycosylase, which codes for MTRKEESVSGTSRKLPEGRRLRAISRRLLAWFGRSAREMDWRNTDDPYRIWVSEVMLQQTRVETVTPYYRRFLSAFPTVRALAGAPRDRVMKLWEGLGYYSRARNLHRAAELVARENGGRLPEDPEALAALPGIGRSTAGAIAAIAFRRDVPILDANAKRVIARLFAVSEPLSRPSVERRLWELSRGLIEPGKGRETALALMDLGAMVCTPRRPDCPACPLRARCEGLRLGLQEAIPAKAAKKDLPRHDVVVAWIADGKGRVLVGRRPERGLLGGLWELPGGRRKSGETREEALRRELRQGWGMGVEVGERIASVPHGFSHFRITLHAYRCRRTGEGPRTEREWRWVRRKDLTGLAFPRAYRKMIEAVTQEQGRS